One window of Cohnella hashimotonis genomic DNA carries:
- a CDS encoding aldehyde dehydrogenase family protein: MDSQERDALQALLEKQQEAARMRPVPTVEERKDTLLRLKQMLLDHEAAFIAALVSDMRRPAFEAYSFEIALLLNEIEHVCGSLNKWTKAARSRPFKFGYMETIRTHRSPYGSVLIISPWNYPLQLALMPAIGAIAAGNRCVIKPSEYAPATGELLQQTIGQTFPPEVLTVVTGDAQTSRLLTSLPFDLIFFTGSQATGKAVSQQAAAQLTPVVMELGGKNACIMDASGYSPKAVREVVWGKFLNAGQTCIAPDTLFVHESVYEKTLAEIGSALNEFYGERPYESKDYARICHAGHFQKLQQLIEQGSIRFGGAIQAEDLFIAPTVLTDIPPGSSILGEEIFGPILPVIPYRDLEVLFEQRAVQRDALVAYLFSQDKEQIKRVQAYMRSTTVSVNQVIHHGANPRVAFGGVGRSGHGSYHGRAGFLAFSYAKTDYRAHRYLHVSDKFPPYSEQDLSIVRRFRKWLL, encoded by the coding sequence ATGGATAGTCAAGAACGCGACGCGCTGCAGGCCCTTTTGGAAAAGCAGCAGGAAGCTGCGCGCATGCGCCCGGTCCCTACCGTGGAAGAACGCAAAGACACGCTGCTGCGGCTTAAGCAGATGCTGCTGGACCATGAAGCGGCATTCATCGCGGCGCTCGTATCCGATATGCGAAGACCCGCCTTCGAAGCGTATTCCTTTGAGATCGCCTTGTTGCTGAACGAGATCGAGCATGTATGCGGGTCGTTGAATAAATGGACGAAGGCCGCGCGTTCCCGCCCGTTCAAATTCGGCTATATGGAAACGATTCGTACCCATAGAAGTCCGTACGGCAGCGTTCTGATCATCAGTCCCTGGAATTATCCGCTGCAGCTCGCCTTGATGCCGGCCATCGGCGCGATCGCGGCGGGTAACCGCTGCGTGATTAAACCATCGGAATACGCGCCGGCTACAGGCGAGCTGCTGCAGCAGACGATCGGCCAAACGTTCCCGCCCGAAGTGCTGACCGTGGTGACGGGTGATGCGCAGACATCCAGGCTGCTAACCTCCCTCCCCTTCGATCTCATTTTTTTCACGGGGAGCCAAGCGACGGGAAAAGCCGTATCGCAGCAGGCAGCGGCGCAGCTCACCCCTGTCGTCATGGAGCTCGGAGGGAAAAATGCCTGCATCATGGACGCGTCGGGTTATTCTCCCAAGGCCGTTCGCGAAGTCGTCTGGGGCAAATTCCTTAATGCTGGCCAGACCTGCATCGCGCCGGACACGCTTTTCGTGCATGAATCGGTCTATGAAAAAACGCTTGCGGAAATAGGGTCCGCGTTAAACGAATTTTACGGGGAAAGGCCTTATGAGAGCAAAGACTACGCCCGCATTTGCCATGCCGGACATTTCCAGAAGCTGCAGCAGCTGATCGAGCAAGGCAGCATCCGGTTCGGAGGCGCCATCCAAGCGGAAGATCTATTCATCGCCCCGACTGTATTAACGGACATTCCGCCCGGCAGCTCCATTTTGGGAGAAGAGATTTTCGGCCCCATTCTTCCTGTCATTCCTTATCGCGATCTGGAAGTTTTATTCGAGCAAAGGGCGGTTCAGCGCGATGCCTTGGTCGCCTATCTTTTTAGCCAAGACAAGGAGCAGATCAAGCGGGTCCAGGCTTATATGCGGTCGACGACCGTCAGCGTCAATCAGGTCATCCATCACGGCGCCAATCCCCGCGTCGCCTTTGGCGGTGTCGGGCGCAGCGGACATGGCAGCTATCATGGCAGAGCAGGCTTTTTAGCTTTCAGCTATGCCAAAACCGACTACCGAGCCCATCGTTACCTGCATGTTTCCGATAAATTTCCGCCATACTCGGAACAGGACCTGTCTATCGTTCGAAGGTTTAGAAAGTGGCTGCTGTAG
- a CDS encoding cation diffusion facilitator family transporter, translating into MDQQQRYDNLKLGERGAVISIVAYIVLSALKLIIGYASGSEALRADGMNNATDIVASIAVLIGLRLAQKPADKDHQYGHWKSETIASLISSFIMAAVGLQVLFAAVSSVFNGSEKAPDLISVWTGLFCAVVMYFVYRYNKRLALQINSQAVMAAAKDNISDAIVSVGAVVGIVGSQFGLPWLDPVTAIAVGLLICKTAWDIFRDASHHLSDGFDESTIESFKEAILEVEGVEAVKDIKARNYGSSAVVDVVVLVNMELDFAEAHEIATSVENKLKKTSEVYEVHVHYEPVDVSEMLS; encoded by the coding sequence ATGGATCAGCAGCAAAGGTACGACAATCTGAAGCTGGGAGAACGCGGCGCGGTCATCAGCATCGTCGCTTATATCGTCCTCTCGGCGCTAAAATTAATCATCGGCTACGCCTCGGGGTCCGAAGCCTTGAGAGCGGACGGCATGAACAACGCGACCGATATCGTCGCGTCCATCGCCGTTCTGATCGGACTGCGGCTCGCGCAGAAGCCGGCGGACAAAGACCATCAATACGGACATTGGAAGTCGGAGACGATCGCGTCCTTGATATCTTCCTTTATTATGGCGGCCGTCGGGCTGCAGGTTTTATTCGCCGCCGTGTCCTCGGTCTTCAACGGGAGCGAGAAGGCGCCGGACCTCATCTCGGTGTGGACGGGCCTGTTCTGTGCGGTCGTCATGTACTTCGTCTACCGTTATAACAAACGGCTTGCGCTCCAGATCAACAGTCAGGCGGTGATGGCGGCAGCCAAGGACAACATCTCGGATGCCATCGTGAGCGTAGGCGCGGTCGTCGGCATCGTCGGTTCGCAGTTCGGCCTGCCTTGGCTCGACCCGGTCACCGCCATTGCGGTCGGGCTCCTCATCTGCAAGACCGCCTGGGATATTTTCCGCGATGCCTCCCATCATTTGTCCGACGGGTTCGATGAATCGACCATCGAATCCTTCAAGGAAGCGATCCTGGAGGTGGAGGGGGTCGAGGCCGTCAAAGACATCAAGGCGAGAAATTACGGCAGCAGCGCGGTCGTCGACGTCGTCGTGCTCGTCAACATGGAACTGGACTTCGCGGAAGCGCACGAGATCGCGACGAGCGTGGAAAATAAATTGAAGAAGACCTCGGAGGTGTACGAGGTCCACGTTCACTACGAGCCGGTCGACGTGTCGGAAATGCTGTCTTAA
- a CDS encoding response regulator transcription factor: protein MRKVILVDDEMFARKGLAGLIPWEQYGFEVAGEAEDGEEALGLIGRLSPDIVVTDIRMPVLDGLEMIRAAQERGYRGTHFIIISGFGDFKYAQQAVRFGVQDYLLKPIDEYELIACLVRIGEQLKREQERTEAEDALRRPSLFEALVSGRAEARELDAGRHTLGWQADLQFRYYAVELNDAPTEEEPEAALRRAGDAARALARAVSEAGAVPPCSCEPYVHFRDRYELGLLVPGTADAREAKALGERLARVAGCGDGTVARVYVGEAAPGLLRARQSFLSAQEARRAKFAKAGDTVLLFEELRDTETDACREIEPAVYAALLEGLEEHDAGAMTDALDRMLAAFREQRFAPDAVAAAVSRVVYGATGIVRTMQGDDRKLKTMNAAIGWQEAPRSLAGLRQLLLAFLTECADYISSLRESIGKGDIAKIKAYIDQHFHENISLKSIAQRYYMNAVYLGQLFKKTYRVYFNEYVLQLRIQEAKRQLRQTDKKVYEIAASVGFCNADYFVTQFEKVERKTPTAYKNAIGEKI from the coding sequence ATGAGAAAGGTCATTCTGGTGGACGACGAAATGTTCGCCCGCAAAGGGTTGGCGGGCTTGATTCCCTGGGAGCAGTACGGCTTCGAGGTGGCGGGAGAAGCGGAGGACGGGGAAGAGGCGTTGGGGCTGATCGGCCGCCTGTCGCCGGACATTGTCGTCACCGATATCCGCATGCCCGTGCTCGACGGACTCGAGATGATCCGGGCGGCGCAGGAGCGCGGCTATCGCGGCACGCACTTTATCATCATCAGCGGCTTCGGCGACTTCAAGTACGCGCAGCAGGCCGTACGCTTCGGCGTGCAAGACTATCTGCTGAAGCCGATCGACGAATATGAGCTTATCGCCTGCCTTGTCCGGATCGGCGAGCAGCTGAAGCGGGAGCAGGAGCGGACCGAAGCGGAGGACGCGCTGCGGCGCCCGTCGCTGTTCGAAGCGCTCGTGTCGGGACGCGCGGAGGCGCGCGAGCTGGACGCGGGCCGCCATACGCTGGGATGGCAGGCGGATTTGCAATTCCGCTATTACGCCGTCGAGCTGAACGACGCGCCGACGGAGGAGGAGCCCGAGGCGGCGCTGCGTCGCGCCGGCGACGCGGCCCGCGCGCTCGCCCGCGCCGTGTCGGAGGCGGGCGCCGTGCCGCCTTGCTCCTGCGAGCCTTACGTTCACTTCAGGGACCGGTACGAGCTGGGCCTCCTCGTGCCGGGCACGGCCGATGCGCGCGAGGCGAAGGCGCTGGGCGAGCGCCTGGCGAGAGTGGCCGGCTGCGGCGACGGCACCGTGGCCCGCGTCTACGTCGGCGAGGCCGCGCCGGGCCTCCTGCGGGCCCGACAGTCCTTTTTGTCCGCGCAGGAGGCGCGCAGAGCGAAGTTCGCGAAGGCCGGGGATACGGTCCTCCTGTTCGAAGAGCTGCGCGATACCGAGACCGACGCCTGCCGCGAGATCGAGCCCGCGGTATACGCCGCGCTGCTTGAAGGGCTGGAGGAGCATGATGCGGGCGCGATGACGGACGCCCTGGACCGGATGCTCGCGGCGTTCCGCGAGCAGCGCTTTGCGCCGGACGCCGTCGCGGCGGCCGTATCCCGCGTCGTTTACGGGGCGACGGGCATCGTCCGCACGATGCAGGGCGACGACCGCAAGCTGAAGACGATGAATGCGGCGATCGGCTGGCAGGAAGCCCCTCGCTCGCTCGCGGGACTGCGGCAATTGCTGCTGGCCTTCCTGACCGAATGCGCCGATTATATCTCGTCGCTGCGCGAATCGATCGGCAAGGGCGATATCGCCAAGATCAAGGCGTACATCGATCAGCATTTCCACGAGAATATCAGCTTGAAGAGCATCGCGCAGCGCTATTACATGAACGCGGTCTACCTCGGGCAGCTGTTCAAGAAAACGTACCGGGTCTACTTCAACGAATACGTGCTGCAGCTGCGCATTCAGGAAGCGAAGCGCCAGCTCCGCCAGACGGACAAAAAGGTGTACGAGATCGCGGCTAGCGTGGGCTTCTGCAATGCCGACTACTTCGTCACCCAATTCGAGAAGGTCGAACGGAAAACGCCGACCGCGTACAAAAATGCCATCGGCGAAAAGATCTGA
- a CDS encoding phytoene desaturase family protein, producing MKKKVLVVGAGVAGLASAIRLQHAGYQVEIYEKEALPGGKMHRIEKDGYSFDLGPTIVMMPELYREIFELCGRNPDDYIPMERLDPMYRVYYNDKPDEPFDISSDLTQLTKTIEGVSEADMEGFFLYLHEIYKRFIVAKHNIIQRPFRKARDFYNFSMLKKAMKLKTLDTADRFMSKYIRNERLKQLISFQTLYIGISPFRSPSFYTMIPMIQFMYGVWFIKGGMYTMARAMEKLFKELGGTIHYNRQVQEISVQGRRTTGIVADGQKISADFVLCNADFPYAIKNLVKDRAAKGKYSDKKVDKLKYSCSCFLLYLGMSKKYEEIEHVHNFVFNEDLKKNLDDIFAGNKLTNGSFYVYVASKMDESMAPEGKDGLYVLMPVSHLAAANYEWNDATIRDYRAYILDTLKKIRGLENIEQEIVTETCITPRDFESRFNAYNGSTFGLMPILTQSNHMRPQSKAKHCDNLYFTGSSTHPGAGVPIVLLSARIAAQELMQDDQGIQFNYSGK from the coding sequence ATGAAAAAAAAGGTGCTGGTCGTTGGCGCCGGCGTCGCCGGGCTTGCGAGCGCGATCCGATTGCAGCATGCCGGATACCAGGTAGAAATCTACGAAAAAGAAGCGCTGCCGGGCGGGAAAATGCACCGCATCGAAAAAGACGGCTATTCGTTTGATTTGGGGCCGACGATCGTCATGATGCCGGAATTGTACAGGGAGATTTTCGAGCTCTGCGGCCGCAATCCCGACGACTACATCCCCATGGAGCGATTGGACCCGATGTATCGGGTGTACTACAACGACAAGCCGGACGAGCCCTTCGACATCTCCTCCGACCTTACGCAATTGACGAAGACGATCGAAGGCGTCAGCGAAGCGGACATGGAGGGATTTTTCCTCTATTTGCACGAAATCTACAAACGTTTTATCGTAGCCAAGCACAACATTATTCAAAGGCCGTTCCGCAAAGCCCGCGATTTCTATAACTTCTCCATGCTGAAAAAAGCGATGAAGCTGAAGACGCTGGATACGGCCGACCGTTTTATGAGCAAATATATCCGCAACGAACGGCTCAAGCAATTGATCAGCTTCCAGACGCTGTACATCGGCATTTCGCCGTTTCGTAGTCCTTCCTTTTACACCATGATACCGATGATTCAATTCATGTACGGCGTATGGTTTATCAAAGGCGGCATGTATACGATGGCTCGGGCGATGGAGAAGCTCTTTAAAGAACTGGGCGGCACCATCCACTATAACCGCCAAGTGCAGGAAATAAGCGTGCAGGGGCGCAGGACGACCGGCATTGTCGCAGACGGGCAAAAAATATCCGCGGACTTCGTATTATGCAACGCAGACTTCCCTTACGCCATCAAAAATCTGGTGAAGGACCGGGCCGCCAAAGGAAAATACAGCGATAAAAAGGTCGATAAATTAAAATATTCCTGCTCCTGTTTTCTGCTCTACTTGGGCATGAGCAAAAAATACGAGGAAATCGAGCACGTCCACAATTTTGTTTTTAATGAGGATTTGAAAAAAAATCTGGATGATATTTTTGCCGGAAACAAGTTGACCAACGGGTCGTTTTACGTATACGTCGCATCCAAAATGGACGAATCGATGGCCCCTGAAGGAAAAGACGGCTTATACGTTCTGATGCCGGTATCCCATCTGGCGGCGGCTAATTATGAATGGAACGATGCAACGATCCGGGATTACCGGGCCTATATTCTCGATACCTTAAAAAAGATACGCGGTCTTGAGAACATTGAACAAGAGATCGTCACAGAAACCTGCATCACGCCGCGCGACTTCGAATCGAGGTTCAACGCCTATAACGGCTCCACCTTCGGCCTGATGCCTATTTTGACGCAAAGCAACCATATGCGCCCGCAAAGCAAGGCCAAGCATTGCGACAATCTGTACTTTACCGGCAGCAGCACGCACCCGGGAGCGGGCGTGCCCATCGTGCTGTTATCCGCCCGAATCGCCGCGCAGGAACTGATGCAGGACGATCAAGGAATCCAATTTAATTATTCCGGGAAGTGA
- a CDS encoding glycosyl-4,4'-diaponeurosporenoate acyltransferase — translation MPLVNLPHLWVVLIDIFAWAFFHLGISVICLKLPQSYFLQDKAWFRLGAWEQSGKRWQRLFFVKRWKGRLIDGTSILRRGYAKKSLHGTRLCDLNEFAAETKRAELTHWLSMAPAPLFFLWNPVWAGWIMVLYAGAFNLPIIMVQRYNRGRIDAITLATNKKGAGSFT, via the coding sequence GTGCCGCTCGTAAACTTGCCTCACCTATGGGTCGTTCTGATCGATATCTTCGCCTGGGCCTTTTTTCATCTCGGCATTTCCGTCATATGCCTGAAGCTCCCTCAGTCTTATTTCCTGCAGGACAAGGCCTGGTTTCGGCTTGGGGCATGGGAGCAGTCCGGCAAGCGGTGGCAGCGGTTATTTTTCGTCAAACGGTGGAAGGGCCGTCTCATAGACGGAACTTCGATACTGAGAAGAGGCTATGCCAAGAAAAGCTTGCACGGCACCCGCTTATGCGATCTGAACGAATTCGCCGCGGAAACCAAACGCGCGGAGCTGACCCACTGGCTGTCCATGGCGCCTGCCCCTCTATTCTTCCTATGGAACCCCGTATGGGCAGGGTGGATCATGGTCCTGTATGCAGGCGCGTTCAACTTGCCCATTATTATGGTGCAGCGATACAATCGCGGGCGCATCGATGCCATTACATTAGCGACGAATAAAAAGGGAGCGGGGTCGTTCACATGA
- a CDS encoding glycosyltransferase family 2 protein has translation MPASVGINLLIGLLALLVGFMMFRSLPVLARTSGPARFPLLSIVIPARNEAGRIAPLLRSLQEQHYRSFEVLVVDDQSTDETAEIARRFGATVLRNDAVQSGSGKSAACWHGAQNAKGQWLLFLDADTALADADSLTKLLGSYRQRGARGILSLQPYHTVHRFYENLSAIFNVIVIVGMNVFTIWKSRFNTAGSFGPCILCNKDDYFLSGGHHKILGAVLDDLALGQAFLDKNLPVQCMGGGGVIDFRMYPEGLKTLVEGWCKSFAVGSKSTHPIVMSMIVLWITGGFMSAAALISSIAAREPVALTLSAFLYAAYAGQTLQFARRCGNFNKGLFLIYPILFIFFAALHLYSLFRAHVLHSVKWKGRKIEV, from the coding sequence TTGCCTGCTTCAGTCGGGATCAATCTTCTCATCGGTTTGCTAGCGCTGCTCGTCGGATTCATGATGTTTCGGTCGCTGCCGGTTCTTGCGAGGACAAGCGGCCCTGCGCGTTTTCCGCTGCTGTCGATCGTCATTCCCGCGCGCAACGAAGCAGGGCGGATCGCGCCGCTGCTGCGTTCGTTGCAGGAGCAGCACTACCGGTCGTTCGAAGTGCTGGTCGTGGACGATCAATCGACCGACGAGACGGCGGAGATTGCCCGCCGCTTCGGCGCCACCGTACTTCGTAACGACGCGGTACAATCCGGATCGGGGAAATCCGCGGCCTGTTGGCACGGCGCGCAGAACGCCAAAGGACAATGGCTTCTGTTCCTGGATGCGGATACCGCTCTCGCGGATGCCGACAGCCTGACGAAGCTGCTCGGCTCCTATCGCCAAAGAGGCGCCAGGGGGATATTATCCCTGCAGCCCTATCATACCGTGCATCGCTTTTACGAAAATTTATCGGCTATTTTTAACGTTATCGTGATCGTCGGCATGAACGTATTCACCATATGGAAGTCGCGGTTTAACACCGCAGGCTCATTCGGTCCATGCATTTTATGCAATAAAGACGATTATTTCTTGTCGGGCGGCCATCACAAAATCCTGGGAGCCGTATTGGACGACCTGGCGCTGGGACAGGCGTTCTTGGACAAAAATCTGCCGGTCCAATGCATGGGTGGGGGCGGCGTCATCGATTTTCGCATGTACCCGGAGGGTTTGAAAACCCTTGTAGAGGGCTGGTGCAAAAGCTTTGCCGTCGGTTCGAAATCCACCCACCCGATCGTCATGTCGATGATCGTTCTCTGGATTACCGGCGGGTTTATGAGCGCGGCCGCATTGATCTCGTCGATCGCGGCGCGGGAGCCCGTTGCGTTGACGCTCAGCGCCTTTTTATATGCGGCGTATGCCGGCCAAACCTTGCAGTTCGCCCGCAGATGCGGCAATTTCAACAAGGGATTGTTTTTGATTTATCCTATATTGTTTATATTTTTCGCAGCTTTGCACCTTTATTCCCTATTCAGGGCGCACGTGCTGCATTCCGTAAAATGGAAGGGACGAAAAATAGAGGTTTGA
- a CDS encoding sensor histidine kinase translates to MGLRRIRKRAFSLNNVRLRNKMLIVYFLSVFIPVVLTNVIFYNITTNNVKKQKMRDISLAIEQIRNDFMTQVNVAVGISAVIYNDALLIEYMDKNYDVPSDYVYNYQTYIISMLNKYSPVYEAIQRITLYSDNDTLIYGGQVEPVMASTREQPWYRLVRDSALSAPIVLRTTSDYPGATGDMLSVVRKIADTEAAEPWEKYMKIDLHPEAIKEIFHNVTLEGDLYLLQGNEIQYTTNPEVDLAQTADFAATPVSKDTIVIDEDFKGVPYLSDWRIVGRFKESAVLEEVRKSKYFVLYLAIPNVLLPTLIIIWFSRSLNARLVRILKHMKKVKNHTFETIARQDAQDEIGQLTAEFNRMTLQIKSLIHDVYIADIQKKELLIKRNQSQLHALQSQINPHFLFNSLETIRMRSLMKKEEETARIIHSMAKIFRKSLTWGKDWVTIRDELDLVACFLDIQKYRFGDKLDYRIEADESVLGLMIPKMTLQPLVENASIHGIEKLKEGGLIRIAVAKTAEGLVCTVQDNGAGIPPDRLASILSELEQSEEMGESVGIKNVYYRLKLYYKDKFGFEVSSKEGEGTTFRLVVRGEAEG, encoded by the coding sequence ATGGGATTGCGACGGATTCGGAAGCGGGCCTTCAGCTTAAATAACGTCAGGCTCCGCAACAAAATGCTGATCGTCTACTTTTTGTCGGTGTTCATCCCGGTCGTGCTGACGAACGTTATTTTCTACAACATTACGACCAACAACGTCAAAAAGCAGAAGATGAGAGACATCTCGCTCGCCATCGAGCAGATCCGCAACGACTTCATGACGCAGGTCAACGTGGCCGTCGGCATCTCCGCGGTCATCTATAACGATGCGCTGCTGATCGAATACATGGACAAAAATTACGACGTGCCGTCGGATTACGTGTACAACTATCAAACCTACATTATCAGCATGCTTAATAAATATAGTCCCGTGTACGAGGCGATCCAGCGCATTACGCTGTATTCGGACAACGATACGCTTATCTATGGCGGGCAGGTCGAGCCCGTCATGGCAAGCACGAGAGAGCAGCCGTGGTACCGGCTCGTCCGCGATTCGGCGCTGTCGGCCCCGATCGTGCTGCGGACGACGTCCGACTATCCCGGCGCGACCGGCGACATGCTGAGCGTCGTCCGCAAGATCGCCGATACCGAGGCCGCGGAGCCATGGGAAAAGTACATGAAGATCGATCTCCATCCCGAAGCGATCAAGGAGATCTTCCATAACGTGACCCTGGAGGGAGATCTGTACCTGCTGCAGGGCAACGAGATTCAGTACACGACCAATCCGGAAGTCGACCTCGCGCAGACGGCCGATTTTGCCGCGACCCCGGTGTCCAAGGACACGATTGTCATCGACGAGGACTTCAAGGGCGTCCCCTATCTGTCCGACTGGCGGATCGTGGGCAGATTCAAGGAATCGGCGGTGCTGGAGGAGGTGCGCAAGTCCAAATACTTCGTGCTGTATCTGGCCATTCCCAACGTGCTGCTGCCGACGCTCATCATCATCTGGTTTTCCCGGTCGCTCAACGCGCGGCTGGTGCGTATCCTGAAGCATATGAAAAAGGTAAAAAACCATACGTTCGAGACGATCGCGCGGCAGGACGCCCAGGATGAGATCGGGCAGCTGACGGCCGAGTTCAACCGGATGACGCTGCAGATCAAGAGCCTCATCCACGACGTCTACATCGCGGACATTCAGAAGAAGGAGCTGCTCATCAAGCGCAACCAGTCGCAGCTGCACGCGCTGCAGAGCCAGATCAATCCGCATTTTCTATTCAATTCGCTCGAGACGATACGCATGCGCAGCCTGATGAAAAAGGAAGAGGAGACGGCGCGCATCATTCACAGCATGGCCAAAATTTTCCGCAAGTCGCTCACCTGGGGCAAAGACTGGGTGACGATCCGGGACGAGCTCGATCTCGTCGCGTGCTTCCTCGACATCCAGAAATACCGGTTCGGGGACAAGCTCGACTATCGGATCGAAGCCGACGAGTCGGTGCTGGGCCTCATGATTCCGAAGATGACGCTGCAGCCGCTCGTAGAGAACGCCAGCATTCACGGCATCGAAAAGCTGAAGGAGGGCGGACTGATTCGCATCGCGGTCGCGAAGACCGCCGAGGGACTTGTCTGCACCGTGCAGGATAACGGGGCGGGCATCCCGCCGGACAGGCTGGCGTCCATCTTAAGCGAGCTGGAGCAGAGCGAGGAAATGGGGGAGAGCGTCGGCATCAAAAACGTTTATTATCGGCTGAAGCTGTATTACAAGGACAAATTCGGCTTCGAAGTGTCGAGCAAGGAGGGGGAAGGAACGACCTTCCGCCTCGTTGTCAGGGGAGAAGCGGAGGGCTGA
- a CDS encoding MerR family transcriptional regulator, with translation MYSMKRASELLGIPVVTIRAWENRYGIISPSRSSGGHRQLSDGDLARLSFLKEQIEKNGLKISEAVELLLQSEAAPREQAAEPSAIGQMYDGLVDKLYAELMQFNSAQADLTIDLAFALYDVEETLRRIIVPVLYRIGAEWEAGKIKVVQEHFASETIMRRLSALFRVFPVNPSLPVVLAFCPEGERHHLGLLSFSLFLRKRGVNVLYAGPDTPLMELEGIIESQKISFVASSVTDPRYTGKLMAWIEETARNRPELRFLLGGAAFDNPAVRRDVKANVRYLSADQWENWSQA, from the coding sequence ATGTATAGCATGAAGCGGGCATCCGAGCTTCTCGGCATCCCGGTCGTCACCATTCGCGCCTGGGAGAATCGATACGGGATCATCTCCCCCAGCCGAAGCAGCGGCGGACACCGTCAGCTAAGCGACGGGGATCTTGCCAGGCTCAGCTTTCTTAAAGAACAAATCGAAAAAAACGGCTTAAAGATCAGCGAAGCGGTGGAGCTGCTGCTGCAGAGCGAGGCTGCCCCTCGGGAACAGGCTGCAGAACCGTCCGCGATCGGCCAGATGTACGACGGTCTTGTCGATAAGCTGTATGCCGAACTCATGCAGTTCAACTCCGCGCAAGCGGATCTGACCATAGATCTGGCATTTGCCCTGTACGATGTCGAAGAGACGCTGCGGCGCATTATCGTTCCCGTTCTGTATCGGATCGGCGCGGAGTGGGAAGCGGGGAAAATTAAAGTCGTTCAGGAGCATTTCGCTTCGGAAACGATCATGCGGAGATTGTCAGCATTGTTTCGCGTGTTTCCCGTTAATCCAAGCCTGCCGGTCGTATTGGCGTTTTGCCCGGAAGGAGAACGCCACCATCTCGGATTGCTGTCGTTCAGCCTTTTTTTGCGCAAACGGGGCGTAAACGTCCTGTACGCCGGTCCCGACACGCCGCTTATGGAGCTGGAAGGCATTATTGAAAGTCAGAAAATATCGTTCGTCGCGTCTTCCGTTACGGACCCCCGCTATACCGGGAAGCTGATGGCTTGGATCGAAGAAACCGCGCGGAATCGCCCGGAACTGCGGTTTTTGCTGGGCGGGGCCGCGTTCGACAATCCGGCGGTCCGGCGCGACGTGAAGGCGAACGTGCGTTACCTGTCCGCCGATCAATGGGAGAATTGGAGCCAAGCTTAG
- a CDS encoding glycosyltransferase yields MKNRWMPALLLVLALVFGMTSGTGSVQAMADKSKDKACLSPKMVQLKTDMQKAWIDHTIWTRSYIVSAMDNRPDQQDVLDRLLRNQQDIGDLIKPYYGAAAGDKLADLLREHIQIAVKIVAAAKAGNQADVTKLEADWHRNADDIAKFLSGANPNWSFKTLQDMLYTHLQLITEIVLDCLKGDWKGDIAATDKNEIHMIHLADILTEGIVKQFPDKF; encoded by the coding sequence TTGAAAAACAGATGGATGCCGGCATTGCTATTGGTCCTGGCGCTTGTTTTTGGCATGACGAGCGGCACGGGATCCGTTCAAGCGATGGCGGACAAGAGCAAGGACAAGGCCTGCCTGAGCCCCAAAATGGTGCAGCTGAAAACAGATATGCAAAAAGCGTGGATCGACCATACGATCTGGACGAGAAGCTACATTGTCAGCGCGATGGACAATCGTCCGGATCAGCAGGACGTGCTGGACCGTCTGCTCCGCAATCAGCAGGACATCGGCGATCTCATCAAGCCTTATTATGGGGCAGCCGCCGGCGACAAGCTGGCCGATCTGCTGAGAGAGCATATTCAGATCGCGGTCAAAATCGTAGCCGCCGCCAAAGCCGGCAATCAGGCGGACGTGACGAAGCTTGAGGCCGACTGGCATCGGAACGCTGACGACATCGCCAAGTTTCTGAGCGGGGCCAACCCGAATTGGTCGTTCAAGACGCTGCAGGACATGCTCTATACGCATCTTCAATTGATCACGGAGATTGTCCTCGACTGTCTCAAGGGAGATTGGAAGGGAGATATCGCCGCGACGGACAAGAACGAGATCCATATGATTCACTTGGCGGACATCCTGACCGAGGGCATCGTGAAGCAGTTCCCCGACAAGTTTTAG